A window from Gossypium raimondii isolate GPD5lz chromosome 7, ASM2569854v1, whole genome shotgun sequence encodes these proteins:
- the LOC105784671 gene encoding mediator of RNA polymerase II transcription subunit 19a isoform X3, with protein sequence MDAGGNKFGGGPRELSGVVDLISRYKLLPHHDFFCKRPLPLSIADTHYLHNVAGDTEIRKGEGMQLDQLNQNTSHNRDTNARIQPFDFDILKEAFQLRETTPVELPPTEKGMPTIAGKSKGEVKDKERKHKKHKDRDKEKDKEHKKHKHCHKDKDRSKDKDKEKKKDRSGHHGSGADHLKKHHEKKRKHDGDEVRNDINRHKKK encoded by the exons ATGGATGCTGGAGGCAATAAATTTGGAGGAG GACCAAGGGAACTTAGTGGTGTTGTCGATCTTATAAGTCGATATAAGTTGTTGCCTCACCATGACTTCTTCTGCAAGAGACCTCTTCCTTTGTCCATTGCAGACACACATTATCTTCATAATGTGGCGGGAGATACTGAAATTAGAAAAGGAGAAGGGATGCAATTGGACCAGCTTAATCAGAATACATCTCATAACAGAGATACTAATGCCCGCATACAACCTTTTGACTTTGATATTCTTAAAGAGGCTTTTCAGCTGAGAGAAACCACTCCTGTTGAATTGCCACCG actGAAAAAGGGATGCCTACTATTGCTGGGAAATCAAAGGGTGAGGTTAAAGATAAAGAGAGGAAGCATAAAAAGCACAAAGATAGAGATAAGGAGAAGGATAAAGAGCATAAGAAGCACAAGCACTGTCATAAAGATAAAGATCGAAGTAAAGATAAAgacaaggaaaagaagaaggatAGAAGTGGGCATCATGGTTCTGGTGCTGATCACTTAAAAAAGCACCATGAAAAG AAAAGGAAGCATGATGGGGATGAAGTTCGTAATGACATTAACAGACACAAAAAAA AGTAA
- the LOC105784671 gene encoding mediator of RNA polymerase II transcription subunit 19a isoform X1, translated as MDAGGNKFGGGPRELSGVVDLISRYKLLPHHDFFCKRPLPLSIADTHYLHNVAGDTEIRKGEGMQLDQLNQNTSHNRDTNARIQPFDFDILKEAFQLRETTPVELPPTEKGMPTIAGKSKGEVKDKERKHKKHKDRDKEKDKEHKKHKHCHKDKDRSKDKDKEKKKDRSGHHGSGADHLKKHHEKKRKHDGDEVRNDINRHKKSKKMGVGRAFGWHERFSC; from the exons ATGGATGCTGGAGGCAATAAATTTGGAGGAG GACCAAGGGAACTTAGTGGTGTTGTCGATCTTATAAGTCGATATAAGTTGTTGCCTCACCATGACTTCTTCTGCAAGAGACCTCTTCCTTTGTCCATTGCAGACACACATTATCTTCATAATGTGGCGGGAGATACTGAAATTAGAAAAGGAGAAGGGATGCAATTGGACCAGCTTAATCAGAATACATCTCATAACAGAGATACTAATGCCCGCATACAACCTTTTGACTTTGATATTCTTAAAGAGGCTTTTCAGCTGAGAGAAACCACTCCTGTTGAATTGCCACCG actGAAAAAGGGATGCCTACTATTGCTGGGAAATCAAAGGGTGAGGTTAAAGATAAAGAGAGGAAGCATAAAAAGCACAAAGATAGAGATAAGGAGAAGGATAAAGAGCATAAGAAGCACAAGCACTGTCATAAAGATAAAGATCGAAGTAAAGATAAAgacaaggaaaagaagaaggatAGAAGTGGGCATCATGGTTCTGGTGCTGATCACTTAAAAAAGCACCATGAAAAG AAAAGGAAGCATGATGGGGATGAAGTTCGTAATGACATTAACAGACACAAAAAAAGTAAG AAAATGGGGGTGGGAAGGGCATTTGGATGGCATGAAAGGTTTTCATGCTAG
- the LOC105784671 gene encoding mediator of RNA polymerase II transcription subunit 19a isoform X2: MDAGGNKFGGGPRELSGVVDLISRYKLLPHHDFFCKRPLPLSIADTHYLHNVAGDTEIRKGEGMQLDQLNQNTSHNRDTNARIQPFDFDILKEAFQLRETTPVELPPTEKGMPTIAGKSKGEVKDKERKHKKHKDRDKEKDKEHKKHKHCHKDKDRSKDKDKEKKKDRSGHHGSGADHLKKHHEKKRKHDGDEVRNDINRHKKSKSKLVN; the protein is encoded by the exons ATGGATGCTGGAGGCAATAAATTTGGAGGAG GACCAAGGGAACTTAGTGGTGTTGTCGATCTTATAAGTCGATATAAGTTGTTGCCTCACCATGACTTCTTCTGCAAGAGACCTCTTCCTTTGTCCATTGCAGACACACATTATCTTCATAATGTGGCGGGAGATACTGAAATTAGAAAAGGAGAAGGGATGCAATTGGACCAGCTTAATCAGAATACATCTCATAACAGAGATACTAATGCCCGCATACAACCTTTTGACTTTGATATTCTTAAAGAGGCTTTTCAGCTGAGAGAAACCACTCCTGTTGAATTGCCACCG actGAAAAAGGGATGCCTACTATTGCTGGGAAATCAAAGGGTGAGGTTAAAGATAAAGAGAGGAAGCATAAAAAGCACAAAGATAGAGATAAGGAGAAGGATAAAGAGCATAAGAAGCACAAGCACTGTCATAAAGATAAAGATCGAAGTAAAGATAAAgacaaggaaaagaagaaggatAGAAGTGGGCATCATGGTTCTGGTGCTGATCACTTAAAAAAGCACCATGAAAAG AAAAGGAAGCATGATGGGGATGAAGTTCGTAATGACATTAACAGACACAAAAAAAGTAAG AGTAAGCTTGTAAATTGA
- the LOC105784671 gene encoding mediator of RNA polymerase II transcription subunit 19a isoform X4 codes for MDAGGNKFGGDTHYLHNVAGDTEIRKGEGMQLDQLNQNTSHNRDTNARIQPFDFDILKEAFQLRETTPVELPPTEKGMPTIAGKSKGEVKDKERKHKKHKDRDKEKDKEHKKHKHCHKDKDRSKDKDKEKKKDRSGHHGSGADHLKKHHEKKRKHDGDEVRNDINRHKKSKKMGVGRAFGWHERFSC; via the exons ATGGATGCTGGAGGCAATAAATTTGGAGGAG ACACACATTATCTTCATAATGTGGCGGGAGATACTGAAATTAGAAAAGGAGAAGGGATGCAATTGGACCAGCTTAATCAGAATACATCTCATAACAGAGATACTAATGCCCGCATACAACCTTTTGACTTTGATATTCTTAAAGAGGCTTTTCAGCTGAGAGAAACCACTCCTGTTGAATTGCCACCG actGAAAAAGGGATGCCTACTATTGCTGGGAAATCAAAGGGTGAGGTTAAAGATAAAGAGAGGAAGCATAAAAAGCACAAAGATAGAGATAAGGAGAAGGATAAAGAGCATAAGAAGCACAAGCACTGTCATAAAGATAAAGATCGAAGTAAAGATAAAgacaaggaaaagaagaaggatAGAAGTGGGCATCATGGTTCTGGTGCTGATCACTTAAAAAAGCACCATGAAAAG AAAAGGAAGCATGATGGGGATGAAGTTCGTAATGACATTAACAGACACAAAAAAAGTAAG AAAATGGGGGTGGGAAGGGCATTTGGATGGCATGAAAGGTTTTCATGCTAG
- the LOC105784640 gene encoding uncharacterized protein LOC105784640: protein MGPQRRLGIYVGYESPSIIKYVEPLTGDLFTARFIDCHFDETTFPTLGGEKIQLVKEITWNGSSLSQLDPRTSQYEQEVQKIIHLQNVTNQLPDSFTDLKRITKSHIPAENAPIRIDIPIGKFVSAKESNPRLKSGRPIGSKDKNPRKRKGAIVQDGNIVEASAQEEAKYITNQKNPRRGSGT, encoded by the coding sequence ATGGGTCCTCAAAGGAGGTTGGGAATATATGTTGGTTATGAATCTCCttctataattaaatatgttgaacCATTAACTGGAGATTTATTTACTGCACGATTTATTGACTGTCATTTTGATGAAACAACATTcccaacattagggggagagaaaatACAACTGGTAAAAGAAATTACATGGAATGGATCATCATTATCTCAATTAGATCCTCGCACAAGTCAATATGAACAAGAAGTTCAAAAGATAATACATTTGCAAAACGTCACCAATCAACTGCCAGATTCCTTTACTGACCTAAAGAGAATTACAAAATCTCACATACCAGCTGAAAATGCTCCAATACGAATTGATATCCCAATAGGGAAATTTGTTAgtgcaaaagaaagtaatccaCGCCTGAAGAGTGGAAGGCCAAtcggttccaaagataaaaatcctcGTAAAAGGAAAGGAGCAATTGTTCAAGATGGTAATATTGTGGAGGCAAGTGCCCAAGAAGAGGCCAAatatataactaatcaaaaaaATCCCAGAAGAGGTTCAGGTACCTGA